cagtagtttttgtcacatagtgagttcttatccccaaaactgggatttgggggtttatcgtacactatcttgctgaggtcatttacctcgtCTATTCCGTTGATCCACCCTTCTAgctcttaggcagtaccagattgttttgatgcttactgctttatagtacactttaagatctggcactgctaggccaccatccttcactttttttttccattaattcccttgatattcttgacctccAGATTAATTTGgttattaatttttctagttctacaaaatcgtttttggtagtttgattggcatggcactgaataagtaaattaatttaagtaggattgttatttttatagcatcaactttaaaataataacttgTAAGTAGGAAGGAAATGTTCTGTCTTGGCACCAACCAGTGGCCACAGCTTCTTCCTGTGAGAAAACTCCAAAGGTGCACTTTATTCAAGTCTTTCTCCTGTATGTTTAATCATAGGGGTAACATATTTCAGACTGAGCTTTTGATCTCAATTCAGAAAGGATCAGCAATGGTTTCTCTTTGACTAATAAGGATTTGCATGATTGTCATTCCAGATGAAGGTCCAGTGTTCCCTGGCTTTGATCCACGTGCTTCTTGCAGCCAGTGTGTGTTTTATTACTGTCTACATGGGACTGTTTGACAACATTTTTACTGAAGTGGGCTATGAGTACTATGCCGAGGTTCCAGTTCATGCCTTCCCATCCTTTCTAGCTATGCCTTTTAATTCTCTCATTAACCTGGGCTACATGCTTTTGGGATGGTACTGGTTGCAGAGAAATaagaaacttatgagaaatagGGAAGATCTGAGACAAATCCGTTACCTGAAAGATGTCTTTGCTGTCATGGCCTTGCTCTATGGTCCCATTCAATGGATACGTATCTGTACCCAGACACACAACTCTGCTGTTCTAGATCAATGGTTTACTTTGGCCATCTTTGCTTGGCCAGTGGTCTGGTGCCACTATCTGGAGAATGGCTGGCATCCCTGGTCATTCTTTTGTATTGAGTTTATCTCCCTGGCCAGTTATTGCCTCACCTTGTTCCACCATCTTGGATTTGATGTAGCCTTAGCATGTCATATTTTTGCTGCTATATGGAGTGCCCTACATGTGCACCGCCATTATGGAGATAGTGTCTCTGCCACATACATCACTCTGGCTATAATATCTTGCCTGGGCTTTATTGTCCTTAAGCTGGGGGACCACTGGCTTTCTCAGTGGCTTTTCTTCCAGGATCTGACTGGACACTTCTGGTCCAAAATTTGTGACATCTTACAGTTCCATTTTGCCTTTCTCTTCCTGACACACTTCAAGAGTCCACATAGACGGCGCATTCTTGTGGGAAAGAGTATTTAAGTGGACCAAAAAAAGCGATTGGTGTCTTGTTTTAATGCATATAATTGAAAAACAGGATTCCAGTAAATGTACATCCATTTTTGTTTATGTTCAAATCATCTTCCTTGTTTTAAATGGccattaaaatgaaatttgtgcattataaaaaaagaagttcTCTTCTTTACCACAAATGACACCAGATGATGGGTGGATCTTCTTAACAAGCGAAGAACAAAATAGCATGaacacactttcacatttacTGGAAATATACACATGTCTACCTCTCTGAGGAATATATAGGCCCATGTATATGGTTCGCACAAATCTGTTCAAACTGACAAACCTTTATTAAGGCCAAGCATGCAGGATACTGTTTAAGGGGTTGGGGATACTAAAAAAATGAactagttcttgccctcaaggacctttgTGAGTAATGAGGTATGGGTGGGCTCAGCCCATCTTCCACATACCTCCCCTGAACTAATCATAAATCAGGGAGGTCAAGAATTATGCATTTTTTAATTGACCTCTGACAAGGCTCTGGATATACTATAGGGACCCAATAACTGTTGGCTGCAAAGATGAGTGAATGGGTAAACAGAAGCTCCATCAACAGCATGGGGCAGTCATGTTGGAGGCAGAAGTGAGACTGTGGGTGGGAGAGGTGATAGATCAGGTAATTGTGGTTTAAGATTTGGGGGATGGGATGTTTTAACAACTTTCAGTTGCCCCAAACTGGAAACTCCAGCCATTTGAGTGCCAAGGCATGTGGCAGACACCAACTAGGCTTTGCAGAAATGCAGATGAGAGAGAGGTTTCAACATTCCCCTTCCCCTGCTGAGACTGAACTTTTTTGATTACGTACTCCTAagacaataaaaaattttgaacATGCACCCCCAAGATGTCTATACTTATAAACTATACAGGTCCCACTGTACTGATAATTCTATACATTACGAAacacactttattttattttttatttttattttttttaaaccctcaccttccatcttggagtcaatactgtgtagtggttccgaggcagaagagtggtaagggctaggcaatgggggtcaagtgacttgcccagggtcacccagctgggaagtgtctgaggccagatttgaacctaggaactcccgtctctaggcctggctctcaatccactgagctacccagctgccccccaaaacacACTTTAAATGGATGAGGGGAATGATATTTGAGCATAAAGTCAATTGGCTTTATTCATTGGAGTGTAATTAGGGTAGTAAGTTCAGAAGTGTACTTTGGGAAAAACACTTTGGTGGTGGAGTGGAGTGGGGGCAGACAAGATCTAACACCTGACTGGACATGTAGGAGTGGAGGACACCACCAAAGTTGTCCATCTAGGTGACTGAAGGTTCGGCAGACCATGGGCAATATACTTGGGCAACTTGGGAGAGGCTAGGTTTGTGGGGAAAGATAATGTCATGAGATGTAGGATGTGTGGCAACCCATTCATGCCTGCTAACTCAGCCAGGAGGTGACCTGGAGGACAGTGAGTATGTCAGAGGGCCAGGGTATTTTCCCAATGACATCTGTGCAGCAGCTGGGAGTGCCCAGGGGGAAGTTAGAAGCTTATGCAGCATAGGGAATTGGGGGAATGTGGGAAGATAAGGGTTGGCCCCACTCTCCCCCTTCTGGGATGAAAGCCATCTTTCCAACCTCTGGTTGATCATATAGCCCCAGTCAGCCCCTGGCCTCCCAGTTGGTACACAGTTGGTATAAATGACCACTGGAAAATTAAAGCAGCTTTCCACTGACTATCCTCACGACTCACTTCCTCCTCCCCTGACGAATGGTAacaacctatttttttttcctttttggcagCCAAGGAAGGAGTATTCAACCATCTAACCTAAATAAATTTCCCTCCACGTGCCAGGCACTGAAGAGACAAGTAAAAGCAAACAGAAGAAATAATGCCTATGGTCAAACATTCTAGTAAGTAAAGGCTGGAAGATAGACTGGAGTTGGGAGAGACTCAAGGCCCAGAGGCTGGTTTGGAGGGTGTTGGAATAATCTGGGCAAGAGGTGTTGAGGGCCTGAGCTAAAGTGGTAGCTTTGAGTGGAGAGCAATcaagtcaacatgcatttattaagccagGCCCTTGTGAttagcactgggaatacaaatacaagggaGCCCTGGAGGAGATTACATcctaatggggaaagacagcaTACAAAGGGGTGAGAGGAGGATACTTGACTGGGATCTTAGTGGTGAAATCTAGAATGGTATAGAATGGGTCTATGGGATGACAGTATGTCACCATACTAATTATCCAGCATGTGAGACAGTAATAATCTGAGCTCCCCACCAGGTGGCATTCTTTAGACCAATTGCTTCCTCAATTCTCTGGCAGTATGCTTGGGATAGGCTTTCAAAAGGTTGCAAGATCAGAGGATCCTGGATCCCAGAGGGAGTTTAGCCTACAAATGCCTAAATCGCTTCCCCACTGGCACAGCAATCTACTTTCAGTAGTATCACTGAGTAGTCAAAACTCATGCTGGGATTTGGGATTTAGCTAGAAGTAAAGACTGATAAAGTAGAGTATTGGTAGAAATAAGtatgtgaaaaaaatgaaatttatggctTTAGAGCCTCCATGCTAGATCCAGACAGACCCTCAACCTACTGTGTGTATATAGTTTTTTGACCTTaatgaaatgagaaggaagaCCAAGTGCTCCTACATGGAGTCAGTGCCTCTAACCATCTCCCCAGAACATCCTCCTAGTTCTTTAGCCAGAAAATTCCCAAACCTTACATATAGAATGAGAAAGGGAGGTGTCTGGGAGCCCAGTTCTAAGTAAGTCAGAGACTATATCAGGGGAACTATGGAAGAAAAGTGAGAGATAATTGTCCTTCCTGCCTTGCTAAACCCATCAGTGGCATTCTAACTGCCAATTCtaaatggggatggggaggggacgTCATGGCTTACTCACTCCTTTTCCTAACGTTGGGAGGTGACAGAGAGACCAAACATGAGGGGAGTCAGCAGTCACTGCAAACAGCAAACCTTGGGATATTCAGTGCTTTCatgtttttatatttccttcataATAGGATAAAGCACCCCATGCACCTCCATCCCTGGCCATCCCTAGCCCCACCAAAGGATCCCTTACTAGGCTGAAGCCACTAGTCAGGAGAACACAGTAGACTGTTGGTAACTGGCAAGGCTAGGGGCTACTATCCAGAAGGAGGGAGGATGGGCTAGGGAGCCAGAAAGGATCAGTGGGAGACCCACTTGCAAGAGAGCCCAAGCTGCCCTGGGGGCCAGATCCAGGTGAGAGGCTTGGATGAGAGGCAGCACCCAGGCTAGCGCCTACCAAAGCAGAGGTGTCAGTATTGGccttttcccttccatctttccaGTGAAGGCATTCCTAGGAGGTAGGCCAAGAACACACATGTACAGTGAAGTTTCCACctcctcattctttttctctgagAACCCAGAGCTCATCATTATAGGCTGCTCTTTCTGCTTCTCCAGCAACAGAATCTGGGGCTCTGGAGGAGTTTTCTTGGTCCCAGGCATGCTCCTACTTCAGGCTGAAAGTGACCTGGAGGAGGAGTCTGTTTTCTGAGCCAAACAAGACTTCTTGTAACCTGCATAGGCAGACCACAGCTATGACCAGCTACAGGAGCCTTGCCACAGAACGGCCCATGACCATCATGAGAATCTTTAAAGATGTCACTGGATGGCTGTGGGGATTCCGCAGACCACCACATCATAAGCTTCAAAGATGATTGAGAGGCTCTGAGACAGGAAGTTGTACACCATGAAGGGATGGAGTCCTGGGACACCCTATAGGGTGGCTGTGGCGTAGCCGAAGCACTGGGGAACAATGTCCTGATGGACCAGCATAGAACCAGTAAATGTCTTTCTGCTACCCTAGGCTAGGGATGCGTCTTACCTCTAGGTAGATATTTTGGGGAGATCCAGAGGCAGGGCTCAGAGGCACCAAAGTTAGATGGGCAGAAGGCCCTCCTCCTCAGGGGGCAATCCAAGCTTTGTGGGTAAAGGGCAGGAATCATCTGGCTAGATGGCGACTGCACTGCATGAGGATGACTTCAAAGAGCAGAAACTATAGGGTGGGTACACCAGTCTTTACTGCCCAACACCAGGCACACTGGAGAGTGTGGTGACCATTGGAACCTTGTGAACCAGAAATAGAGGTGCAAAACTCCACACCTCACTTAGcctctggggctggggctgggggcgTAGGGAACACACATCACTGCAAAGACAGAACTTGGCCATGGAGAAGAGGTGAGCAAATCCAGCTCCCTCTAGTTTCTGCCTAATTGGGGAGCTCTGGGAGTACAATTTTGCATATACTGCTAGATGGAGTTGGTGGTGGTTTTGGGGAGGAATATATCTGCAAATGAAGTAATGTAAAAGACTAATATTTTAGTGACAATAAGAGAATAGTAGTCTTTCCCTTATTCATAGTCGATTCTTATGGAATGCTTTAAGCTTTCCAAAATAATTTACATGCGTTATCTCCTTTGAGCCTTGTGGCATCCCTGAGAATGGGTTCTAGAGGAATTATCATCCtttctacaaaatgaggaaactgaggctcagtgccTTGCTCACtgttacagagctagtaagtgtcccaagtgggatttgaacctaggtcttgcTTTTTCCTGTCTAGCCTGCTAGCcccctttttctattcttttttcacattcccttGTGAGAAAGCAAAAATCAAGGGTCAGAGGGTCAACAGGTGAGGAAGGTTATATTTGGAGTTTGaagaatctgagttcagatccaagctgtattacttactagctgtgtaacctttggtaagtcatttcctctctttggCTATTTTTCTGTTCTGTTGTTTGGTTATGCCcaattcttttccccctttgtGGACCATACCAtaccaatactgtccatggggttttttcttgacaaagaaactgaagtggtttgctgtttccttttccattagattaaggcaaatagtggttaagtgacatgcccagagtcacacagctagtgagtgtctgaggttgggtttgaactcaggttttcctgattctaggctcagtgctctagccactgagccacctagctactcctttGGGCTACAGTCCTactctataaaaattatttccttggaATAGATGTTCTCTTCTAGGTCCAAAAGCCCATCTATCTTAATAACTACCTTCATGCATTTATAATCTAGGATTCCAGTGAAAGGAATGCAATTACTCTATAGTCAAGGTTCTCTGGGCCTCGTGGGATCATGGGATCAGAGGTTTTGAGCTTAAAgaaaacttagagatcatctagtccacccccctcattttacaggtgaagaaaccagGACTCAAAGTGATGATGGAATTTGGTCAACATCATTCCAGTACTGAGTAGCAAaaataggattcaaatccagactcttgaactccaaatccaatttcttttcttttctttttttaccttccatcttagagtcaatactatgtactgtccatggcaggagagcagtaagggctaagcaatgggagttaagtgacttgcccagggtcacatagctaggaaatgtctgagggcagaatTGCAATATATTgtccattgtaccacactgtgGCCTCCTCCTCTGCAAACCAAGGGCTAGATCAGATGatttctaagggcccttccaCTCCAAAGTCTGGGGACTCTTCTGCTTCCTACATTGAACCTGGTTAACAAATCACCATCACTCTGTGGTTTTTAGGCCTAATGATGACTCTTCCCAGTGACGAAATGTGTGCCCATTTCTAAGTAAAGCAGAGTTTTTCAAAAGTAGGAAAAAGTATGGAAAACCAGACTACAGAGAgccaatattttgcttttatttttcgtTAAAGATGGCATCCATTAGGGACTCACAGCCTCTCACAGACCTCATCTTTAGCTTCAGAGTTAGGCCTGCTGGTACAGGAACCTCCCAAAACACAGGTTGAAAACGCTATGGACCCTCCCCAGGGGCAAAGATAGAGGGGTTCACGTCAAAACAGCCAACCATAGAAATAAAGGATGGGCACGAAATGCTCCGATGTCTAATCCCCGAAGAAGTGCCCTGGGAAGCTTTTTCCCAGCAAGAGCAAGGGGTTCAAAGACCCTTCTCTAGTTGGGAGGCCCCTCCATTGCAATTTCTCCCAAATAGTCTTGAAAGCAGCCCCTCCCTGTATGTAGCAAACACAGGACCAACAGGAGTGCTTTTGATCCCTCTAAGTGATTTCTGAAGCATTCTTGGGGAGCCCAGAACAGCTGCCACCCATTAGGACCTTAGGACTTTTTCACAAACCTGGCTGATGAAGAGCCATTGTTGGCCTGGAAGAGAAAGCTCTTCTTCTCTGGTGGGGGCAAAGTCAGAGCCAAGATAAAGCTGTCCTGGAGCTTTCCGTCGATACAGTGCAAAATACATTCTTACAGGCTCTTTGAGAGAATTATGGAAGCATTTGCAAGTATTCCCAGCCTACAGTGATAGCGGGAACTCTCGTCTTGGAGGACTGTGACGAGTCGGACTGTCAACCTCATGACCGAGAATTGCTTGGCTAACTGGGAAAAGGAGGTCGTTCAGAGATGCCCAATATTGGATGGTAGGATTCCTGAGAGGTCAGGAAGTCTACTCTCTTCATCTTGCAGATGAGATCAGAGAGGCCAAAAGACTTGCCTTGTCACACAGGAGGCAAGTTTCAAAGGCAAGATTTCATCCCAAGTCCTTGGAccctggatttatttatttatttgtttatttttttctaacccttatcttctgtcttagaatcgatactaagtattggttccaaggcagaagagcagtaagggctaggcaatgggactgaagtgacttgcccagggtcacacagctaggaagtgtctgaggccttatttgaacctaggacctgtctctaggcctggctctcaatctactgagccacccaactgccctctaGATCCTGGATTTAGAGCCAAAAGAGATCTTAGGGACTGTAGAggccaattccctcattttacagaagaggaaactgaggccaagagttTAAGTGTTTTACACAATTGCCAAAAGcaagatcctctgactccaaatctagggcTCCCTCCTTCCAAATTTGAGGAAGTCTGaagttttccctttttccctttgggaCACTCAAGGCTACAATGTACTCCCTCTAAACAGTCAGCAAACTCAATCATTTCAGAAAGGGATTTCATCCTCATTGTCAAAATTCTTTTTCAAAGCCCAGCATCCATCTCTTCTTTCCCATTGGCTGCTTTTCCCTGGACTACCCTGTGACCTCTTCCTCTGGCCAGTTTAAttactctcctttctctcctaagAGTATAAAGTAGCTCTTTCCATCTGTTGCCTCCCTACTCTGTGGGACCTTCCTAACTATATAATCAGAATCAGGATTGCAGAAGGCCCAAGCCCCTTAGTGTGTCTGAAGCACCCTCCAATCTGCATCCAGCCTGGGATGATGATATGACAACTCCCAGAGATGCTTTCCCAGTTTGCCTTGGATATGAAACTGCAGGGAAGAACATTTAACTGGGGCATCGATGGAAAGAGCCCTAGATTTGGTGTCAGAGGAACCACAGgtgacctgtgtgaccttaggaaagtcactctCCCTTCTCGGAGCTTCAGTTTTTCTTCCATAAGATGGGAAGGGGGCATTGGACAAGATGAGGACTGTAGTGCTcctatagaatgtaagttccttgaagtagaaattgtttcttttgtgtctttgtctccagtgcctggcaccaaAGTAGCTTCTTCATGTTTAAATGTCGGTTTGATTCCATCTGGAAATCTTATCTCTGTCTAAGGTGATCTTCTTTCCTGTTGGATCTCGGAGGTGGCAGCTGAGGATTGAGTGGCTTGCCCTTTTCTCTTGGTTCCCTGAGTACTTTATGATTAGATTTGGGGTCTATTTCTCAGGGGCAGGGAGTGGTAGAAGACAGTGAGCCTACCAGgaccaaagaaaagaaagcaatgttACAGCCAACAAGCAGCCCAGAAACAAAAGTCAGCTTCAAGGGACAGACTTGGGGATGGTAGTGGCATCTGCTGTGGGGTCAGACCTGGGGAAAAGACAAAGTTTGCACATCTTTATctgctttttttaaccctttatcttctgtcttagaatcaatactgtatattggttacaaggcagaaaagtggcaagggctaggcaatgaggcaacttgcccagggtcacacatctaggtctgaggtcaaatttgaactcaggacttccacactccaggcttggttctctatctaccgagtcacctagctgtcctctgcCCAACTTTACTTTGTGGCCAAAGCCCAAAGGAAAACAAGTGGGGATGAGGAACTGCAGGAGTGGAAGATCTTCACTGTGGGCAGTAGAGGAAACAGTGCTCAATGGCCTGGTCTTGAAATCTGAAACCCTTTTGGCCTCTCTCTGCAGATGCCCAAGCTGGAGACAAAtgcctctttctctccatgtacGTAGCAGTTCAGGCAGCAGAGCAGCTGGGAGTGTACCTGGCAAACTTGGTCTCTGCCCCATCCTGAAGTGTGTAAACTAATAGGGGTGTTGACAGCTGGTCCATGTTTGGGAAGTATTTTGAAGCATAGATACTGACCTTAAAATAGAGAAACCAACCTAGCCTTCAGCCCCATGCAGTATCAGAGCCATGTCTGTCCCAGTTATTAATAGACTTTAGGCATGCCCAGTTCTCACTCATCCTTAAAAAAACTTCTCTCTTGACCCTATCATTATAACCTCAGGGTATCCTCTTATAAAATGGGGCCACTCACTGCAGCAATTTGAAGAATGGCCCTCTGTATGAGTCTGAGGAATTTACCaaatgagaaagagaattaaTCAGTCTCTTCCACCCATTTTGCTTCCAATATATAGCTATGAAGACCTCTGCAAAGGGTTGATTTGGTGGTA
Above is a genomic segment from Monodelphis domestica isolate mMonDom1 chromosome X, mMonDom1.pri, whole genome shotgun sequence containing:
- the TMEM187 gene encoding transmembrane protein 187 isoform X2; the encoded protein is MDLFKSLTYRMKVQCSLALIHVLLAASVCFITVYMGLFDNIFTEVGYEYYAEVPVHAFPSFLAMPFNSLINLGYMLLGWYWLQRNKKLMRNREDLRQIRYLKDVFAVMALLYGPIQWIRICTQTHNSAVLDQWFTLAIFAWPVVWCHYLENGWHPWSFFCIEFISLASYCLTLFHHLGFDVALACHIFAAIWSALHVHRHYGDSVSATYITLAIISCLGFIVLKLGDHWLSQWLFFQDLTGHFWSKICDILQFHFAFLFLTHFKSPHRRRILVGKSI
- the TMEM187 gene encoding transmembrane protein 187 isoform X1; translated protein: MNGSRPLGASYEGWLGQKLGKNLEPQPACVGRRGLGSTEAKLPQSNLRKDRPSKTTEVENGSRLQGSKELGSRGARLFGVTLIASATKESKETTYLAESLCSISGNFFTSRVKRQLRREPSSSFMDLFKSLTYRMKVQCSLALIHVLLAASVCFITVYMGLFDNIFTEVGYEYYAEVPVHAFPSFLAMPFNSLINLGYMLLGWYWLQRNKKLMRNREDLRQIRYLKDVFAVMALLYGPIQWIRICTQTHNSAVLDQWFTLAIFAWPVVWCHYLENGWHPWSFFCIEFISLASYCLTLFHHLGFDVALACHIFAAIWSALHVHRHYGDSVSATYITLAIISCLGFIVLKLGDHWLSQWLFFQDLTGHFWSKICDILQFHFAFLFLTHFKSPHRRRILVGKSI